The nucleotide sequence ATGTGGACTTGGGGAAGCCCTCAGACCGTTATCTACTCCTAAGTGAGTGCGTGATCTTCGGTTGTTCAATATGGACTTTGAAATGGACTTAAAGATGGTGGTCAATAGCATCTATGATGGTAGAATCGACATTTAgcttaattattaataattgtcGACATTTACTTTCTTATGATGCATCAATCCCTGAAGTGAGGTTTATTAAGAGACAAGTCAATGAAATTGCTCATAGTTTAGTTAAGGTAGATTCATGTCATGctagttttcataattttattcaaatccTATCATGTATCTCtactcttattattttttttgacaaaaacaaaatgatcttcattcattcaaatcaaaatatttcatcatTCAATACTGCTAAAAACATAAAGGATGAATccgcgaacaaactcacatcatccaagttaataacatataatgacataatgcctacaaaaatatatgagaaaattaaagtgaccggaatattcatggcctccggatctgcaacgttgatatccaaatctttgattgaataatttgattgaataatcgatctttcaatatgaatcaaatgaacaccgaaaaagacgagaaatcaaacaacgcaGCATAAGACGACAAACAATAAACCACcacacttaaatgataaaaaaaaaaacttaaatctatgtgaaaatcattttaaataaaatgcattaagttttttttttttaatttttttaattttttatgttaaacaaaaaagtaatcatgattgtgaagtcaaaaattttttacctttttgttggaactatttataaaaatcattttttcttttgaaaaaaattctagTACTTATGGATGATTGATTGTAATTTACCAAGAGTACAAAACTTTTGCGTTTGACcatgaattaaaaattaaactcttaaaGTTCATGTAAATCGTAAAAAATCTGTATTACGGTGTACtcgttaacaaaaaaaaaaaagactcttttttttaattagagagACTTTATAATAGGTAGACaaattatttattgtatttatttgatttctgAAGCTATTAATCTTCTGCATAAATTACGGGGGGGACCTTGGCACTTAAAGTTGACATTACCAAAATTGGTAATTTAAATTACGGGGGGACCTTGGCCCTTAGAGTTGACAATACCAAACTTTTGATtggtaatttattttcaaagctGTTATCTCTATCAGATTTAATCACAAATGATTGCATTTGGATTTAGGCGATCTTGAATTCTGCTGAGCTTTCTATTTCTGTCTGTACATGGTAGAGCAACATGGTATTTCTCTTGACGTAAATGTGTTCGAGACATATTATATTTCTCCCTAATCCAGTTCAAGATAGtcttaggtaccgtttggccagacttttttcggtctaaaagctattttaaaacaaagttaaaataaagctctttaagaaaaagactaaagttgtttgatttttttattttttttagttctaaagttatttttgagttaaaagctgtttgacaaaatattgtacaaaactttgaatttattattttttggtggtgtctggggttcgaatccgggaccttgcatatatttatgcattgtctataaataaataaaaaaactttgaattcattatgaattaacataataaataaaaaaaatgtctaaaatattttttgaagggaaaaaatgtttaaaatataaaagatatatttttaccaatactatatttactcaatgacgtttattttgtgtaatatgaatacaaatttgtacaatatcttttccaattatactctataacaaattttgttataagaataccatatttttagtgttgatcaaaaagataagaatttatattaatataatattatatttgttacattgctggtgtcattgaaaaagatatgtttagtttttttaataagaaaaagatatgtatagtttgttacaatacaaatgtgtaaattatatataagtataatttttttaggcaactacacttgtacttttaattaaaatcaaaattttataaaaataattatacgcattacacaacactaacaaaaattatacgcattagcataacaaaaaaaaaaacagaaaaaggaacataaagtattactctaaacgctaacgtgtgtgtgtatttccgtggttgaagaaagagaataaaaatattcggtgtcattcattgacagcgtgaatacaaatatttgcgaggttgtgataatcaaaagatattgaaattaatatataagtgataaaaagataataaaattccttaaaaaaatagataataaactttaatggaacctcattaaaaaattaaatggaccggttaaaaaaaataaaaaaaataaaatggaagaaaaaagcatattgaaaaaataaaacaaaaggttgccggcggaagttgaagagaggtgcttgtgaaataaattggggagaaatagttttttgaggtagcattcaacaacttttggttaaagctcattccattcaattttatgcattctaaaaaaagtagtttttttcgaaggtactttattgatattgtgtttggcctagcttctccttaaaaacgtagaaaagttgaaaaaaagccGGACTAAACAATACCTTAGTTTTTGATTAACGGCTCTAGGATTGTTTGGTCCCTTCTCATGTTCTATATGTTGATAATGATGgcgttattattttttccaaagGAATTTAACCGCTCATGTTGATTTATTTAGTAAGTTTgttaaatctatttttttatgttggtaACTTCTCTTAGGATAGAAAGTGTATCCTTGTGAGCTTAACTTGGTaggaacaatacataatatatgtaaggtctggggTTTAAACTCCGGCCTCCACCAAAAGAAAGGTCCACattgccaattttttttttttttttttaggattaaatatttttggtccctataaatatatcaccttttcgttttagtctctctaaaaattttctTAGACTTTTAGTTcccctaaaaaatttcttagaCTTTTAGTCCCCAAAAGTTTTCCATCTTCACGTTTGGTCACTCCTTtcaagtaaactcatatgtagaatccatatttttaataaaattttacaaaaaaatttataatattataagaatctctaaaaaaaattagaatttttcaacaaaacatgaattaaatatgaatttttatatttttggcggttaaaatttcatatttaatttatgttttgttaaaaaattctaatttttttgggagagtttttataatattctacacatttatgcacaatttcattaaaaaaaaaataatacaaaagttgacttaaaaataaggatcaaaagtagtgattgaaaattttatagggacgaaaagttgaagaaattttttagagagattaaaacgaaaagtttgtatatttatagggaccaaaaacaaatttaaccatttttttatggAAACATTTCCtgctatttatatatatatattttaaattcaaaattttggtcAAATGACGGACTAGTATGAGGGGTCCAATCCAACCGACACACTCGAGAGTTCTATTTAAAGCCAAAGCATAACTTTGTTTTTGACATCGGAAAAGTTGAACctaaaacctaaaaaaaaaaaaacacgttaTAAGAACCTAAACCCTTGCTGAATTATGTTGATAATTGGATGGGAAATTTCATTTAGTTTGGGTATGTCAATGTAAAGAAATTAGTGAATGTAGCTTTGAAGATGACacttataaaaatgttttaccGTTACTTTAGATCCTAAATAAtctagttttttatttgtttaataataCATTAAGATTAAGCTCGTTTGACTGACACAGTGGAGGATTGACTTAGTATTGTGAAAATGAAGTCACCATCGCACTGAATATTATACATGtacctttttttgttgttgctctTTTTATTCAGATTATTGATGACGATAATTAATAAGTCAAACTAGTTACCGATTATTCAGTTTGGTTTTATTTTCTCATTAGAGTTCCCTTGAAAAAGACAAGTGATCTTGGATGTAGTAGTATGTTACGGTATTTTTATATTGCAAAAATGTGAAGGAAGGAAGTACGTGTTCAGTTTATTCGACAAAATAATGTATGAGATGAGGTTATCAATTCAACAAGCAAATAGACCATTGACAGTTTGTATACTGATAATGTACGTTTTCTTTCCGTTGCCAAGTAATAAATtgaccaaacatatatttaaaaagatTTGTAGTTGTCATGTCAAGCTTGGTTGGTAGTCATATTCAGATTTCTCACTTGATTCTTTTTACTGTGCCTAAGGTCTAACCATAAATAAATGAAGGTAAACACATAATCTCGCGGAGGTGGCTGTGATTAGAAGACGTGTCCAGTTGGGATAAGTGTTTGCTGATTCATAATATTTGACATGAATGGACAGAAATACTCTTAATTTTTGAGATGAATTTGTGAAATGTGATGAATTTGCATGACTGTGATAAGATGGGTTTTGAGATGAACTTTTCTGGGTTTGTGTTCGTGGGATGAAGGTTTTCAATGAGTTTCCGGATTGGGCTTGAGTTAATGAGTGCTAAGGGAGTAAGGGCGTTGTGTCAATTCACATTGTCCTGGtaaaattgagggtattttcatcaattcatataaaaatttaGAGCTAGCGTCAATTATCCAAGTCAACACTCAACACATCATATAAACAGAACCACATCAGTGAGACTATGagtttagggaccaaaactcaagtgattaatatttgcagaataaaattgaaagaagggtcttgttaactagtgcccgagcactggttaaggaatctataaataaaattttctgtCTTGGAAATATAAACGATCACTttttattaagtaataattacattactttttaataaaaagttattttatttggttCTTAACCAATACCTCAGAGACATTGGTTAACATTCTCTTTGAAAGAATTAGCAAATTCAAAGACTAACATATAAATAAgcctaatatattttgaaaacaaactcTTAAGAGTATTTGGATCAATAAAATTCAACATTCATAACCAAAGTctaacatatatattaaaaaaaaaaatattctctaaaattttatgcattcaatttattaaaaagttaaagattaGATGTAATACACACATTCCAATaaactatttatatatttgattcattaaCTTGTGCGTTagcatttccaaaaaaaaaaaaatatacatgaatAGTTATTCACCTAACCAAGTTGTTATTTTACTAACCATAGTTAGTTAGTAGTTAGCCAGCTAATCAACAATTAATTAGTCCTAGAGTTCATTTTCTACTCCACTTTAGTTTTCCAGCATATTGATCCAATCAACCTCCTTTTGTAAGCATAGATGATAATCATGAAAAACAGAAATAGAGAGATTACTCCTCCCACAATAACTACCTGCAAGCAAACATGATTAAATTTTACTATATCtagttataaattttgaagCCACATGATTAACTATACACAAAAATAGTTAATTGCTTACCCATTTGAACATATATTCATGGCCATCATTCCAAGTAAATGGGAGGTTCATGCCAAAAATACCAGCCACCAGAGAGAAAATAGATAGGCCAATGGTTCCAGAGGTAAGAAAGAGCTCCAACTGCATGAATGTTGAAAGGTTTAGCAAACTTAAGTAAAATACATTATACAAAatattgatagaaaatattCAAGGTGCAGAAACATAAAAGGCACCTGAATTAGGTTATTACGATGGTTGTCAAGCTGCAAAATGgaagaacaaaaaattattcatattaCATGTCATTCACCAAATACCTATTGTTattaccattaaaaaaaagggaacttctatggtacactcacaattttaagtgtaccggtactcttgttttacaaaatatataaattaaagatcactttaatgaaataaaaaggtatttgtcaatatttatattttagaaaacatcatttcataaaaaaaaccatcatttcattgtttataaggatcatattacaaaatttacattttgtcataaaaaataatcaatattcattgttatgagtaataaaaaattcttaaaaattaaattttatttcgtcgaaacttttggtatataaaatttaattatcttagttgtcaatgatagaaaataattatttttcttcaaaaaaacaactcatctattattaattttacgacttggtgtaccaatacacccaaatttattggatgtaccatagaatttgccttaaaaaaattgcaagtttcTTACTTGAATGTTAATGTAGTCTTCGGAATCATCGATATACTCTCGTAActttaaatgaaaagaaaaatgaaagtaattagACTAAATATGATATATTCAGATGCTATGAGGTAAAGCTACCACAAACAAATTTAGAGTTGAGACGGAGATGACACTAACCGCGGTTAATTTGTTTAACGTGTCATCGCTTTGCTTGAAATAAGCCtgcaaaaattaacaaaacaggTTATAACAGTTTTTATTCATTGGAACTATGGAAGATCCATTCTAAATTTCTCGAggtaaaaaaatgtaataaccTCAAGTAATTGTTCAAGCTCTTCAACATCATTTTCATCGAAATGAGATGTTGCAATACTTGCTTTTCTCGACAAGTATAAGTCGGccatatcatcatcatcttctagTAATTGTGCAAGCTCATCTCTAACCTGCAGCAGATAAAAATCAATGATACAAAGTTGCAGATTGTTAtgatatatatgttttgtattttgtgtTGAAGAAAGGAGATGACACAATGCAAGAATGAGGTGCAACATTCAACCAAGCAAACTGATAGTGTATGAAAAATTGCTGTCTGaaacaatatatttatattgatcATGTGAAGCTATGCAGAGAAACAAATCAACATTTTACTCTGATTATAAACAAGACACACACAATGATGTAGATCCCGATAATATTCATCACGAAGAACGTGAAGGCTCCGTATGCTTCCATTCAAGCAAAAAACTGTTAGTTGTATAATTCAAACTATAAGCAGTTAGTTTGTTAGTTGCTTAAGATACAAGTTAGCTAAATAATTGAGTTAGTCAGCTAGAGATTAACTTGATCATAGGGTAACTTGTTAGCCAAGCCACCGTAGTTTGTTAGCATATtccccccctctctctctctctctctctctctctctctatatatatatatatatatatatatatatagggttaatGCACTTTGTATTTTGCATCTTCTCCATTCAATAAGATTTACACAGTTTTACGTTCATATTGTcacatttttcttctaaataTTCCATCTCGCACAATAGTGTTTTAGCttttcaatccaacaaaaaCTACTACTTGATTCTATGAAAGCAAAGTTCTTGAGAGTTGAGACTGGATAATTTGTCATATTGATTATTAAGAAAGATATTGGTATTCCTACTTAATGCAAGTCAAATTTCACAGTTAAAAGATCAATAAACATCAGATTATCAATCACAAATTACTTAAAGTAGCAGTTTATTCAAATTTTGCTACGTcatagccgctatttgacaacacttgcACAAAATTGTGTAGATGGAAAAATAGCGATTTGTTAAAACTCCGCTATATATGTTGCAGCATTGTAGCGGCACTACagccgctatttaacaacactacAACCAGCACAACGTGCAGAACATgttcatataaagaaaatgGGATTTTATGATCACAAATGTTTCACTAGCACCCGAAAACTAACATACCTTTTGAACCCGAGCAATCAGCCTTGTCATTCTACTCTTCATTTTACGAACTTTGTCCAAATTACGACTACTAATCTGCAAAATGTAACTCAAAAGTTCATAACAATTGAACAAAATAAAGGATTCTAAGAGGGGTAAGAGGGGTAAGAGGGCAAAGGATCAAGGATTCTAAGATCACGTGCATCAATATGAACCCTATTCATGATAACATACTTGTCCACATCATGAATCCACCCTTGGCCTGTAGCATCAAACTGAATCCAACTTGTAGAAGACTGTGTCTTCTTCTATTCACAGCAGCTACCATATCTTGTGGGTCCATATCCCTCCAATTCAACTCAATAAAAGAACCCTTAAACCCTTGCGTATGGTTAAGGTACGTGACTCGTGGAGtgatagtta is from Medicago truncatula cultivar Jemalong A17 chromosome 1, MtrunA17r5.0-ANR, whole genome shotgun sequence and encodes:
- the LOC25484454 gene encoding magnesium transporter MRS2-I gives rise to the protein MKSRMTRLIARVQKVRDELAQLLEDDDDMADLYLSRKASIATSHFDENDVEELEQLLEAYFKQSDDTLNKLTALREYIDDSEDYINIQLDNHRNNLIQLELFLTSGTIGLSIFSLVAGIFGMNLPFTWNDGHEYMFKWVVIVGGVISLFLFFMIIIYAYKRRLIGSICWKTKVE